Proteins encoded together in one Arvicanthis niloticus isolate mArvNil1 chromosome 7, mArvNil1.pat.X, whole genome shotgun sequence window:
- the Cox7b2 gene encoding cytochrome c oxidase subunit 7B2, mitochondrial, whose product MMFPLARYALNYLKTPSILKVVGRQRHSKSSSEFHDKYGNVMLISGTIFCFSGYIIYMTQMGVEWNLSPVGRVTPQEWKNK is encoded by the coding sequence ATGATGTTTCCCTTGGCCAGATATGCACTAAACTATCTCAAGACTCCAAGCATTCTGAAAGTTGTGGGAAGACAACGCCATTCAAAGTCCTCATCAGAATTTCATGACAAATATGGCAATGTGATGCTGATTAGTGGtaccattttctgtttttctggatatataatttatatgacaCAGATGGGAGTGGAATGGAACCTGTCTCCTGTTGGCAGAGTTACCCCCCAGGAGTGGAAGAACAAGTAA